In Candidatus Nitronauta litoralis, one DNA window encodes the following:
- the mreC gene encoding rod shape-determining protein MreC, whose translation MWKRGIKSRKNTIVLILIFLVGFALMTADSKRPDGAYFFESFILLVVSPIQSVITGTLSSIEEVYDHYFSLVDASKENEQLHSEINTLKRENHLLKEEVRRLNRIGQLIEYQAANSGESVVATVVGKDATQWVKTIFINKGTDDGVYENLAVVTNSGVVGHVIQAGPHSSKVLLLVDRRSAVDSLFRESRVPGVVVGLGVDTCEMKYVPITADVKAGDWVLSSGLGGVFPKGLVVGRVLSVAKSKQGLFQEIKIAPGADFSRLEEVLVLLP comes from the coding sequence GTGTGGAAAAGAGGAATCAAAAGCAGGAAAAATACGATTGTCCTGATTTTGATTTTCCTGGTGGGATTTGCATTGATGACCGCAGACAGCAAGCGGCCAGATGGGGCCTATTTTTTTGAGTCTTTTATCCTCTTAGTTGTCTCACCCATCCAATCCGTAATAACCGGTACCCTCAGTTCTATTGAAGAAGTTTATGACCACTATTTTTCGCTCGTAGACGCCTCAAAAGAAAACGAACAACTCCATTCCGAGATAAACACCCTTAAGCGCGAAAACCATTTGTTAAAAGAAGAGGTTCGTCGGCTCAATCGAATAGGACAATTAATTGAGTACCAGGCCGCAAACTCTGGGGAATCTGTTGTAGCGACTGTGGTCGGCAAAGACGCGACGCAATGGGTGAAAACAATTTTCATAAACAAGGGAACCGATGACGGGGTTTACGAAAACCTGGCTGTAGTCACCAATTCCGGGGTGGTCGGGCATGTGATTCAGGCCGGGCCGCATTCCTCCAAGGTTTTGCTTCTCGTAGACAGGCGAAGCGCTGTGGATTCCCTTTTTCGAGAGTCCCGTGTCCCCGGGGTTGTTGTGGGTCTCGGTGTGGATACTTGCGAAATGAAATATGTTCCCATCACGGCCGATGTTAAGGCAGGAGATTGGGTCCTGTCCTCAGGACTGGGCGGTGTTTTTCCCAAAGGACTTGTGGTTGGGCGTGTGTTGAGTGTGGCCAAAAGCAAACAGGGATTGTTTCAGGAAATTAAAATCGCTCCCGGTGCGGATTTCTCCCGCCTGGAAGAGGTTTTGGTTCTGCTTCCCTGA
- a CDS encoding helix-turn-helix transcriptional regulator, which translates to MKTTIKAKNKRNKKVPVDDCSSSRHTGKKREKLTDSVILERAAEIFRAIGDTPRLRMLERLAHEECCVTELAQEFEEEISTISQRLRLLRRENLVKRRREGKHYFYSLADGHVFNLIQTVIEHANEDHR; encoded by the coding sequence ATGAAAACTACTATCAAAGCTAAAAATAAACGAAATAAAAAGGTTCCGGTGGACGACTGTTCTTCCAGTCGCCACACTGGGAAAAAGAGGGAAAAGTTAACCGACTCCGTGATATTGGAGCGGGCGGCGGAGATATTTCGCGCTATTGGAGACACTCCTCGCCTGAGGATGCTGGAGCGCCTCGCTCATGAAGAGTGCTGTGTGACGGAACTGGCACAGGAATTTGAAGAGGAAATTTCGACGATCTCCCAACGATTACGGCTGTTGCGTCGGGAGAATCTGGTCAAACGTCGCCGGGAAGGTAAACATTATTTTTATAGCCTGGCGGATGGGCACGTGTTTAACCTTATTCAGACGGTGATTGAACACGCCAATGAAGACCATCGTTAA
- the uvrB gene encoding excinuclease ABC subunit UvrB: protein MDPFKIVSDFEPDGDQPGAIRQLTQWLKEGSSRQTLLGVTGSGKTFTIANVIQELQRPAIVIAHNKTLAAQLYNEFKTFFPDNSTGYFVSYYDYYQPEAYLPTTDTFIEKDASINDEIDKMRHSATHALFERRDVVIVASVSCIYGLGSPEAYHGMLLFLENGMTLDRDKALRKLVEIQYKRNDFDLLRGTFRVRGDTVEILPVYERNEAIRVEFFGDEIERLSVFDPLTGSFMRDLDRIAIYPASHYTTPKDKLEEAIVAIQEELRERIQEFRQQNLLLEAQRIEQRTMFDLEMIREMGYCSGIENYSRHLTGRKPGTPPPTLLDYFPDDALIIIDESHVTLPQLNAMYKGDRARKETLVKYGFRLPSAFDNRPLKYEEFENRMNHVIYVSATPGEYEIETSGKKVAELIVRPTGLVDPPIDVRPVKGQVDDLYNEILKGAERDERTLITTLTKRFAEDLTEHYTEMGLKVKYLHSDIVTIERVQIIRELRLGEFDALIGINLLREGLDIPEVSLIAILDADKEGFLRSATSLIQTSGRAARNVSGRVIMYADKVTTGMQKAIDEMERRRTIQEEYNKKHGIKPASIKKSIQEILPMMEPSATVQVVQEEEEEYESGGNLIALADRLEKQMYQAAKDLDFERAAELRDRVKKIRDRELGVAGEG, encoded by the coding sequence ATGGATCCTTTCAAAATAGTATCTGATTTCGAACCCGACGGTGATCAACCCGGCGCCATTCGTCAACTCACACAATGGCTGAAGGAGGGTTCCTCCAGGCAAACGCTTCTCGGAGTAACCGGTTCAGGAAAGACATTCACGATCGCCAATGTGATTCAGGAACTGCAACGTCCAGCCATTGTCATCGCCCATAATAAAACCCTGGCCGCCCAACTCTACAACGAGTTTAAAACATTTTTCCCCGACAATTCCACCGGGTATTTTGTCAGTTATTACGATTATTACCAACCAGAAGCGTATCTGCCCACAACGGATACTTTCATTGAGAAAGACGCATCGATCAACGATGAGATCGACAAGATGCGCCACTCCGCTACACACGCCCTTTTTGAAAGGCGGGATGTTGTGATCGTTGCCAGCGTGTCCTGTATTTATGGCCTCGGTTCACCTGAAGCGTATCATGGCATGCTGCTGTTTCTTGAAAACGGCATGACCCTCGACCGGGACAAGGCCCTGCGAAAACTGGTCGAAATACAATACAAACGAAACGATTTTGATCTCTTGAGGGGAACATTCCGGGTACGCGGAGACACGGTGGAAATTCTACCGGTATACGAACGCAATGAGGCTATCAGAGTCGAGTTTTTTGGGGACGAGATTGAACGCCTGTCGGTTTTTGATCCCTTGACGGGAAGTTTCATGCGCGATCTCGATCGTATTGCAATTTATCCGGCCAGTCATTACACCACCCCCAAGGATAAACTTGAGGAAGCCATCGTTGCGATCCAGGAGGAATTGCGGGAACGCATCCAGGAATTCAGACAACAGAATTTATTACTGGAAGCGCAACGGATAGAACAGAGAACCATGTTTGACCTGGAAATGATCCGGGAGATGGGTTACTGCTCAGGAATCGAAAATTATTCGCGACACCTGACCGGACGCAAACCCGGGACACCGCCACCCACCTTGCTGGATTATTTTCCAGACGATGCACTCATCATTATCGATGAAAGCCATGTCACTCTGCCGCAGTTAAACGCCATGTATAAAGGCGATCGAGCGCGAAAAGAAACCCTGGTGAAATACGGCTTTCGCCTTCCCTCCGCATTTGACAACAGGCCTCTAAAATACGAAGAGTTTGAAAACCGAATGAACCATGTTATCTACGTTTCCGCCACCCCGGGGGAATATGAAATCGAAACATCGGGAAAAAAGGTAGCTGAATTAATTGTAAGACCCACTGGCCTGGTTGATCCCCCTATAGATGTCCGTCCGGTCAAAGGTCAGGTCGACGACCTTTACAATGAAATTCTGAAAGGCGCTGAACGAGACGAACGGACCCTCATCACAACCCTCACCAAACGCTTTGCTGAAGATCTTACTGAACACTACACGGAGATGGGTTTGAAGGTTAAATACCTGCACTCCGACATCGTCACCATTGAACGTGTGCAGATTATCCGGGAACTGCGCCTTGGAGAATTCGATGCCCTCATCGGAATCAATCTGTTAAGAGAAGGTCTCGACATTCCCGAAGTCTCACTCATTGCTATATTAGATGCGGACAAGGAAGGTTTCCTCCGTTCGGCGACGTCGCTGATTCAGACCTCGGGTCGTGCCGCTCGGAATGTGTCGGGGCGAGTCATCATGTATGCCGACAAGGTGACCACCGGAATGCAAAAAGCCATTGATGAAATGGAACGCCGCAGGACAATTCAGGAAGAATACAACAAGAAACACGGAATCAAGCCCGCTTCGATAAAAAAATCGATACAGGAAATTCTGCCTATGATGGAACCATCTGCTACTGTTCAGGTAGTTCAGGAAGAGGAGGAGGAATATGAATCCGGAGGAAACCTGATTGCCCTGGCAGATCGGCTCGAAAAACAGATGTATCAGGCCGCCAAGGATCTGGATTTTGAAAGAGCTGCTGAATTACGCGACAGGGTAAAAAAAATACGCGATCGTGAATTGGGTGTTGCCGGGGAGGGTTAA
- a CDS encoding flagellar brake protein: MKVVTKNGLPLGLGIRVQSSVRGEQHRVSIRGWMDNQYIIADIPNFHGEVIRLAPQTGVTINYTIDGTFVSFKTAVLHTFYQAVSLMILDFPRNFETYNLRRHQRQRAHFPLAFSIEENAVSPKQGTIRDISIKGALIIHSDMLQKGDRVFLNFQLQTGNLANLPAEVRNIRVNKKNGSEQFVSGLQFLHPHDDQVRVLREFVETRLNDRRNLKRA, encoded by the coding sequence GTGAAGGTAGTCACGAAAAACGGTCTTCCGCTTGGATTGGGTATCCGGGTTCAATCATCTGTCCGGGGAGAACAACATCGTGTGTCCATTCGTGGATGGATGGACAATCAATATATCATCGCAGATATCCCGAACTTCCATGGTGAGGTGATACGTCTTGCGCCCCAAACCGGGGTGACCATCAATTACACTATCGATGGGACATTTGTTTCCTTCAAGACTGCGGTTCTGCACACTTTCTACCAGGCAGTCAGCCTGATGATTCTGGATTTCCCCAGGAATTTTGAGACCTATAATCTACGCCGGCATCAGCGTCAAAGGGCGCATTTTCCGCTCGCATTTTCCATAGAGGAAAATGCGGTCTCGCCCAAGCAGGGGACCATTCGGGATATCAGCATTAAGGGGGCGCTTATTATTCATTCGGATATGTTGCAAAAAGGAGATCGTGTCTTTTTGAACTTCCAATTGCAAACTGGGAACCTGGCCAATTTACCCGCCGAGGTTCGCAACATCCGGGTAAATAAAAAGAATGGCAGTGAACAGTTTGTGTCCGGGCTTCAGTTCCTTCACCCGCACGACGACCAGGTCAGGGTTCTTCGAGAGTTTGTAGAAACCCGGTTGAACGACCGCCGCAACCTAAAACGAGCTTAA
- the hemB gene encoding porphobilinogen synthase: MIDRPRRNRVSPGIREFVAETRLTPHNLVLPAFVQEGSNIRNEVSSMPGVCRLSPDELIKELKEAHSLGIRGTALFPVIEDSLKDPYGKESLNPDGLLQRTIRQIKSEIPDMVVITDVALDPYSSDGHDGLVKDGEILNDETLPLLAGMAVEQARAGADIVAPSDMMDGRVLAIREALDEENFTKVGICSYCLKYASYFYGPFRDALDSAPRGGDKKTYQMDVRNHREGLREIQLDEAEGADWLLVKPGLPFLDIIRMARENSELPIAAYHVSGEYAMLKAAAEKGWLDYDQCLLESLMCMRRAGADILFTYGAIDAARLMQ, encoded by the coding sequence ATGATCGATCGTCCCAGAAGAAACCGGGTCAGCCCGGGTATTCGTGAATTTGTAGCAGAAACCCGGCTGACGCCCCACAATCTGGTTTTACCGGCTTTTGTCCAGGAAGGAAGTAACATCCGCAATGAAGTCAGCTCCATGCCGGGAGTTTGCCGTCTCAGCCCGGATGAATTGATAAAAGAGTTGAAGGAGGCCCACAGCCTGGGTATCCGCGGGACCGCCCTATTCCCTGTAATAGAGGATTCCCTGAAAGATCCTTATGGAAAGGAGAGTTTGAATCCCGATGGGCTGCTGCAACGAACCATCAGGCAAATCAAATCTGAAATTCCGGATATGGTGGTCATCACCGATGTTGCGCTGGATCCTTATTCAAGTGACGGCCACGATGGCCTGGTGAAAGACGGGGAAATCCTGAACGACGAAACCCTGCCTCTCCTGGCCGGGATGGCAGTGGAACAGGCACGCGCGGGTGCCGATATCGTCGCCCCTTCTGACATGATGGATGGGCGCGTCCTGGCTATTCGGGAAGCTCTGGATGAAGAAAATTTTACCAAGGTGGGAATCTGCAGCTATTGTCTGAAATACGCGTCCTATTTTTATGGACCGTTTCGAGACGCACTCGACTCGGCCCCACGTGGAGGCGATAAAAAAACCTACCAGATGGATGTACGCAATCACAGGGAAGGATTAAGGGAAATTCAACTGGACGAAGCCGAAGGCGCAGACTGGCTTCTGGTTAAACCGGGCCTGCCCTTCCTGGACATCATTCGCATGGCGCGGGAGAACTCTGAGCTCCCCATCGCGGCTTATCATGTCAGCGGTGAATACGCTATGTTGAAAGCAGCAGCGGAAAAAGGCTGGCTCGATTATGACCAGTGCCTGCTGGAATCCTTGATGTGCATGCGCCGCGCAGGAGCTGACATCCTGTTCACCTACGGTGCAATCGATGCCGCCCGGTTAATGCAGTAA
- the mrdA gene encoding penicillin-binding protein 2 translates to MANYLYSADVSEGVRKKIRIFVILVVLCFIILWTRVWFLQILKGEAFKGQSENNRVRMVSLPAYRGKILDRNGETLVSIRPSFNLYITPEDTQDLDNTLTYLSSQVTLEKDVLMKEIERAAPFQNILVKRDLPWKQIAFVEENNRLLPGVHLKVEPLRDYVHKDLAAHVLGYLGEVTRSGLEGKGKEDYSPGDLIGKKGMELLFEDQLRGQKGYKEVEVDVAGRELETLRMLPPQSGNNLTLTLDIRLQRLAESLMTGTEEEPKRGSVVLMKVQTGEVLAMVSQPSFDPNRFASGISRSDWRGLSLNKNHPLQNRAIDGQYPPGSTFKVVTALAGLEENIVTPETRIYCPGSFRLGRGFYRCWKRGGHGHVDLHDALVQSCDVYFYTVGHRLGIDTLAKYARKMGLGSLTGIFLTGEKPGLVPTSQWKLNARKEPWQPGETISVSIGQGFNLTTPIQQARLIGTVANGGMVLRPYLIQKVTDNQGRTLKENLPQILYRIDANKNYFEKIREGLLGVVNEPRGTGRRARLKNIQVAGKTGTAQVVRMKTYESEGEKGEIPYEFRDHAWFFAFAPYEEPEVAVAVIVEHGGHGGAAAAPIAKELFSEYFKHYPRPTVEQNVTSMAINQNVQNNIQE, encoded by the coding sequence ATGGCCAATTATCTTTACAGCGCTGATGTTTCTGAAGGCGTACGCAAAAAAATCCGTATTTTTGTGATTCTGGTTGTGCTGTGTTTCATCATCCTCTGGACACGGGTCTGGTTTCTTCAAATATTGAAGGGAGAGGCTTTTAAAGGACAGTCGGAAAACAACCGGGTCCGCATGGTCTCCCTCCCAGCTTACCGTGGGAAGATATTGGACCGGAATGGTGAGACTCTGGTTTCAATCCGACCTTCTTTTAATTTATACATCACGCCAGAAGACACCCAGGATCTGGACAATACCCTGACCTATTTATCCAGTCAGGTGACTCTTGAAAAAGATGTTTTGATGAAAGAGATTGAGCGGGCAGCCCCTTTTCAAAACATTCTTGTTAAAAGAGACCTTCCCTGGAAACAAATTGCTTTCGTGGAAGAAAACAACCGGTTGTTACCTGGAGTCCATCTGAAAGTAGAACCACTTCGGGATTACGTTCATAAAGACCTGGCTGCTCATGTTCTGGGATACCTTGGGGAGGTGACCCGGAGCGGGCTCGAAGGCAAGGGGAAGGAAGATTATTCGCCTGGAGATTTAATTGGCAAAAAGGGAATGGAGTTATTGTTCGAAGATCAGTTGCGGGGGCAAAAAGGATATAAGGAGGTTGAAGTTGATGTGGCAGGACGCGAATTGGAAACACTACGCATGCTTCCGCCGCAAAGTGGCAACAACCTGACACTGACTCTTGATATTCGATTGCAACGGCTTGCAGAATCACTCATGACAGGTACGGAAGAAGAACCCAAACGCGGGTCTGTCGTTCTCATGAAAGTACAGACTGGAGAGGTGCTGGCCATGGTCAGCCAACCTTCTTTTGACCCTAACAGGTTCGCCTCTGGAATTTCGAGATCCGACTGGCGCGGCCTTTCCTTAAATAAAAACCATCCCCTGCAAAACCGCGCGATCGATGGCCAATATCCTCCCGGTTCGACTTTTAAGGTCGTCACCGCTTTGGCAGGCCTGGAAGAAAATATTGTAACCCCTGAAACCAGAATTTATTGTCCCGGTTCGTTCAGGCTGGGGCGTGGTTTTTATCGTTGCTGGAAAAGGGGAGGGCACGGACATGTTGATCTGCATGATGCATTGGTGCAGTCATGCGATGTTTATTTTTATACCGTTGGGCACCGGCTTGGAATTGATACTCTTGCAAAATACGCCCGAAAAATGGGTTTAGGCAGTCTGACAGGAATATTTTTGACAGGAGAAAAGCCGGGATTGGTCCCAACCTCCCAGTGGAAGTTAAACGCACGCAAGGAACCCTGGCAACCGGGAGAAACCATTTCAGTTTCTATTGGACAAGGTTTTAATCTGACAACCCCCATACAGCAGGCCCGTTTGATTGGAACGGTAGCAAACGGAGGAATGGTTCTTCGTCCTTACCTGATTCAAAAAGTAACAGACAATCAAGGTCGAACTTTAAAGGAAAACCTTCCGCAGATTCTTTACAGGATAGATGCCAATAAAAATTATTTTGAAAAGATACGAGAAGGTCTTCTCGGAGTAGTGAATGAGCCTCGGGGAACCGGGCGACGGGCTCGATTGAAAAATATCCAGGTTGCCGGAAAAACCGGGACCGCCCAGGTTGTCCGAATGAAAACCTACGAAAGTGAAGGTGAGAAGGGGGAGATTCCTTATGAGTTTAGAGATCATGCCTGGTTTTTTGCTTTTGCACCTTATGAGGAACCGGAAGTCGCGGTAGCGGTGATTGTAGAACATGGTGGACATGGTGGAGCTGCTGCTGCACCGATTGCCAAGGAACTTTTCTCTGAATACTTTAAGCATTACCCCCGTCCCACTGTAGAGCAAAATGTGACAAGTATGGCAATCAATCAGAATGTACAAAACAATATTCAGGAATAA
- a CDS encoding methyltransferase domain-containing protein, translated as MTSEDDTEPKDGYEREDWQGYYDQDDLRWDLGEVSPPLKRLWEEGTLKTGRMIIPGCGQGHEVIFFAQQGFDVTGVEYTEGGIKLLQENLGKSNLNAEVVHSDFFELDASHHGRYDLMLEQTFFCAIHPRDRTRYVEMALKVLKPGGLLAGLFYNTGEEDGPPYNTTEEDVRQNFSNGFDIVCLEKCDHSIERRENKELLAVLQKR; from the coding sequence GTGACAAGTGAGGACGATACTGAGCCAAAAGATGGCTATGAACGAGAGGATTGGCAAGGTTATTACGATCAGGATGATCTGCGGTGGGACCTGGGTGAAGTTTCCCCGCCTCTGAAACGTTTATGGGAAGAGGGGACACTCAAAACAGGACGGATGATCATCCCCGGATGTGGCCAGGGGCACGAAGTGATTTTTTTTGCACAACAGGGTTTTGATGTCACTGGTGTGGAGTATACCGAGGGTGGGATAAAGTTGTTGCAAGAAAACCTGGGGAAATCAAATCTCAATGCGGAAGTTGTGCATTCTGACTTTTTTGAACTCGATGCCTCTCACCATGGGCGCTACGACCTGATGCTGGAGCAAACTTTCTTTTGCGCGATTCACCCGCGAGATCGCACCCGATATGTTGAGATGGCTTTAAAGGTTTTGAAGCCCGGAGGGTTGCTTGCAGGCCTGTTTTATAATACCGGAGAAGAAGATGGCCCTCCATACAACACCACTGAAGAGGATGTGCGTCAAAACTTTTCCAACGGATTTGACATTGTTTGCCTCGAGAAATGTGATCATTCTATCGAACGCCGGGAAAATAAAGAGTTGCTGGCCGTCCTGCAAAAGCGTTGA
- the mreD gene encoding rod shape-determining protein MreD — translation MPGLILFAYGILLFSIQTSLMDKFAISGVTPDFALIATVFCAVTFSPGRGFAAGCVLGFVQDCLSGGLLGVNTLSKSLIAHTFCQLKGKIMVEGPVPVFVFLLVASVFDSLIFFGSTLLLFRNPPSLETFLGNMPVYVLYNAIVGPFLILFFNRSFQWWNQKLQTS, via the coding sequence ATGCCGGGTCTGATCCTTTTTGCATATGGAATCCTCTTGTTTTCAATACAGACCAGTCTCATGGACAAATTTGCTATCTCAGGGGTGACCCCGGATTTTGCCCTGATCGCGACTGTATTTTGTGCAGTGACATTTTCTCCCGGTCGTGGCTTTGCTGCAGGTTGTGTTCTCGGTTTTGTTCAGGATTGCCTTTCCGGCGGGTTGCTTGGAGTCAATACCCTTTCTAAAAGCCTCATTGCTCACACCTTCTGCCAATTAAAAGGAAAAATAATGGTGGAGGGACCTGTGCCGGTTTTTGTGTTTTTATTGGTTGCTTCCGTTTTTGATTCTCTAATATTTTTCGGTTCAACCCTGCTGTTGTTTCGTAATCCGCCTTCCCTGGAAACCTTTCTTGGTAACATGCCTGTTTACGTTTTATATAACGCAATAGTGGGTCCTTTTCTGATTTTGTTCTTTAACAGAAGTTTTCAGTGGTGGAACCAGAAACTCCAAACTTCATGA
- a CDS encoding phosphoglycerate dehydrogenase, translating to MRTLSPKIAVTPPAICRIPHLRDNISRLFPETVFNESSQYFDEKGLVRFAGEADALLVGRDPVTAAVLDQLPSLKIVSKYGVGLDNIDEPALETRSIALGWEGGVNRRSVAELTLAFMLSLCHNVWVTGSCLKQGEWFKDGGTELSGKTIGIVGCGNVGQEVVRLLKPFGCRVLVRDILPMSDFCRQFLAEEVGWERVISESDILTLHVPLDDSTRSMIDELTINKMKPTSYLINTSRGEIVDESALKDALLIKKLGGAALDVFSQEPPQDSELISLPNLMVTPHIGGNAREAVEAMAQSAIANLQKFFGKGEA from the coding sequence ATGAGGACCCTGTCGCCTAAAATTGCGGTGACTCCTCCAGCCATTTGTCGTATCCCTCATCTGCGAGATAATATCTCACGGCTTTTTCCTGAAACTGTGTTCAACGAATCTTCCCAGTATTTTGATGAAAAAGGACTGGTCCGTTTTGCGGGGGAAGCGGATGCATTACTGGTTGGTCGCGATCCGGTCACCGCCGCTGTTCTGGATCAGTTGCCCTCATTAAAAATTGTATCCAAATACGGAGTTGGTCTGGACAACATTGATGAGCCAGCCCTGGAGACCCGGAGTATTGCCCTGGGCTGGGAGGGAGGGGTGAATCGCCGTTCGGTTGCCGAGCTAACCCTCGCGTTTATGTTAAGCCTGTGTCACAACGTCTGGGTAACTGGCAGTTGTCTCAAGCAGGGTGAATGGTTTAAGGATGGCGGTACCGAACTAAGCGGAAAAACAATAGGCATTGTGGGATGCGGCAACGTTGGCCAGGAGGTGGTGCGCTTACTTAAACCTTTCGGATGCCGTGTTTTGGTAAGGGATATTCTGCCTATGTCTGATTTTTGCAGACAATTTTTGGCTGAAGAGGTTGGGTGGGAGCGGGTGATTTCAGAATCGGATATACTCACCTTGCATGTTCCGCTTGATGACAGCACGCGAAGCATGATTGATGAGCTCACTATCAATAAAATGAAACCGACCTCTTACCTGATCAATACCAGTCGAGGTGAGATTGTGGATGAATCGGCTTTGAAGGACGCCCTTTTAATTAAAAAACTGGGTGGTGCCGCCCTCGATGTTTTTTCACAGGAACCGCCCCAAGATTCTGAATTGATCTCTTTGCCCAATTTAATGGTGACCCCACATATAGGTGGCAATGCCAGGGAGGCGGTAGAGGCGATGGCACAGTCCGCTATCGCAAATCTACAAAAGTTTTTTGGAAAGGGTGAAGCGTGA
- a CDS encoding TraB/GumN family protein, with amino-acid sequence MTTDIDESLIKTVEVNGTQITLVGTAHVSHKSVELVEAKVAEGGYDCIAVELCPPRYKNLTNNDWWKNLDIYQVLKQGRGNLLLINLAMSAYQRRLADKVGIEPGREMSRAIELAQENNLQLEVVDRDISTTLSRMYHRVTFWQKMKLVTSLIASIFVGEEVTEDQIEGLKEGDMLHSMLEEFGEVLPSVKTVLIDERDIYMVGKLAALTEGPDAPKSILAMVGAGHLPGMMKAFEAIPSTEKIETLEQKPPPGKTGYYIGWAIAIVVLSMFFVGYSRSPEMGWDLVVTWVVVNGGMSALGAAIALAHPLTILSAFVAAPITSLNPTIGAGMVVGIVESLIRKPKVSDFESIRQDVAQWSLWWKNGVIRVFLIFFLANLGSAIGTWVAGISIASKIFG; translated from the coding sequence ATGACTACAGATATTGATGAATCACTAATAAAAACGGTCGAGGTTAACGGTACCCAGATCACGCTGGTAGGGACGGCGCATGTCTCCCATAAAAGTGTCGAACTGGTTGAGGCAAAAGTGGCCGAGGGTGGATACGATTGTATTGCCGTCGAGCTTTGTCCTCCTCGATATAAAAACCTGACCAACAATGATTGGTGGAAAAACCTGGATATATACCAGGTGCTGAAACAGGGACGGGGCAACCTCCTGTTGATCAATCTTGCCATGTCGGCCTATCAAAGAAGACTGGCGGATAAGGTAGGCATTGAACCTGGCCGTGAAATGTCCCGTGCGATTGAACTTGCCCAGGAAAATAATTTGCAGCTTGAAGTTGTGGACAGGGATATCTCGACTACCTTGTCTCGTATGTATCATCGCGTCACCTTCTGGCAGAAAATGAAGCTGGTCACCAGTCTCATTGCCAGTATTTTTGTTGGGGAAGAAGTGACCGAAGACCAGATCGAAGGCCTCAAGGAAGGTGACATGCTGCATTCCATGCTGGAGGAATTTGGTGAAGTGCTGCCTTCAGTCAAAACCGTTCTTATTGATGAACGTGATATTTATATGGTTGGAAAACTGGCAGCTCTTACCGAAGGTCCGGACGCCCCAAAGAGCATTCTTGCCATGGTGGGGGCAGGGCATCTTCCTGGAATGATGAAGGCTTTTGAAGCGATTCCCTCTACTGAAAAAATTGAAACGCTCGAACAAAAACCACCGCCTGGCAAAACAGGATATTACATTGGATGGGCCATTGCTATTGTGGTGCTCTCGATGTTTTTTGTCGGTTACAGCCGTTCGCCCGAAATGGGGTGGGATCTTGTGGTGACCTGGGTAGTGGTCAATGGCGGGATGAGTGCTCTAGGTGCAGCCATTGCACTGGCGCATCCCCTCACGATCTTGTCGGCTTTTGTTGCAGCCCCCATCACGTCGCTCAACCCGACTATTGGTGCCGGAATGGTGGTGGGGATCGTCGAGTCGCTGATCCGCAAACCTAAGGTCAGTGACTTTGAATCCATCAGGCAGGATGTGGCTCAATGGAGCCTTTGGTGGAAGAATGGAGTCATCCGGGTTTTTCTGATTTTCTTTCTGGCCAATCTGGGTTCCGCCATTGGTACCTGGGTCGCGGGTATTTCAATCGCTTCAAAAATTTTTGGGTGA